In the Microcebus murinus isolate Inina chromosome X, M.murinus_Inina_mat1.0, whole genome shotgun sequence genome, gtttaggttaatattattttcactgtcttttttttttttttcattttccttctattgAGTTTAGAGTAGCAATAAAAGTGTCAAATGGAGTTCTTGGGAATTCAGGACTGGAATTTGAGCGAGAGATGAGAGCTAGAGATAGTAGGTtaacttaaaagataaaataaataatgagattaAGGCTGGGAAGCATCTGTTATCTCAGGTGGGAGATAAGATGCAGAGCAAAGTGgaggggttatttgttttctttttatttattttgtttgtttatttgaagaaGACATTTGTATATATAGGTGGCCTAACTTAGGGAGTCAGAGCCCAAGTGATGTGGAAAGGGCACCCACTTAGAAGATAGCTTGGCTTGGAGTGCTGAAGCTTAAACTTTTTGAAGATGGTATTTGGACTTTCATGTGGATATATAGCCTGATGTGGGTGTTAGAGCCTCAGCTGGGTAAAGAGGGCATCTACATGGAGTAATGGCTCAGTTTTGTGAGTCAACCCAGTATGTATGAGAAGACCACTTGTGCAGGGAAAATAATTGGGGAGTAAATGGGAGATTGCTTATATACAGGGAAATtgttcaagaaagtaaaaaacattAAGGATAATAGGATCCAGATTTCTCATTGTCAGTGAAGAAAGGTACAAATATAGGAAGGGGAAAAGCTAGATTGAGTCCTGTCATGTTGGATTGAAATCAGAGGTATAAGTGAGAACTTATggttatatatgcatatatatattaatatatataagtgtaaatattcatatatatgaaaaacatatattctgtCAATATATGTAGAtggatgagaaaatatatgtgaaaatgtgtgtatttgtgtgtgtgagtatgtgtttCCTACTTCTGTGCACTGAGAGAGCTTGGGAACATCAACACCCAAATGTCAATGAGCACCCAGATCATGCCTTCTAAATACCATTCCTAACTAAAAGGACTCGGGGttccttgaagaaatggctgatttcaagGATGGAGCATGAAAGTACAAGACAAGTCtagaatgacagaatttcatgaCAGAAATTAAGGGAACTCTTAAAGCATGATGGGGACATGCCAAAGGTATATGGAAACCAGCTTGAAGAGGTTCTCACTGgccaaattttggaaaatttgaacATGAAAATAGTGTTAGCAATGGATAATAACCCATCAAATAAAATAGgagttatttacatataaatgaatgattgaataaatgaaatgttttataagaaATAGTTTACTTAGTGTCAAAGTATCTCATCATAAGATAGTAAGACAATATATTAACAATGGAAAGGCCTGGAATATACCACTTTTATCAAGTGATCAAATATCATCATTAATGGGGCAAATAAATAGCATGTGCCCTCTGACAGGATGCAATTAGAAGAATACAGCATATCACTTCTCTGATATTCCTGCCAAAGTTGCATTAAACTGAATCTattcatgaggaaacatcagacaaaccaaaATTGAGATATTGTTTACCAAATAATTGGCCTGTCATCTTCAAGAATGTCAAGATTATGAACCTCAAGAAAAGACCAAGGATCTGTTTCAGGTAGTGATTTCACGTGAGTATTCCTTCTGCTACTTCTCAGAAAGCTtatgtttttccaaatttttaattcCCTCCAGAATCAGTTGAGAAATTGGGAAAGTGGGAGAAAATTAGCAGTCAACATAGAAACGTTACGGGTTTAAAAGAATCCACCGATGTCAGGTTCAAAGCAAGAGTAGAAAACACTGACACGTAGAGTCAAAAGTTAAGATCAAAATTTTCAGGAAAGGATCCAGGGGCTTACAAGAAAGTCATGATTTAATCATTTAGCCGTGGTTGTAGCTGTTACATGTTACTTGTGTATGTTCATGGCCTGTCTGCTGATAACAGTGAGTCATTCTTGCAAATAAGATAAAGAGTAATAAGTTTATATGCGTAGTATACTTTATACAGATCCTATGAGTGGTATTCTAAGACATGACAAGCtttagaagtgaaataagcccTTAAATTGGCAGCTTTATCATGCAATTCTGTGCAGTGCTGTTAACCTTGCTTAGGAGAGGCAAATGTTATGTTATTTGAATACTACCCAACAATGTTTGCTGGCCTTATCCTTGTTAAATGTTGCAATGTTCAATATAGGGTATGGTTATTTGTAAGGCAGACAAAAGATTTTCatcattaaaaaaggaaatgaacttaTATGAGCCAGCGTGAACCCAAAAGCCCAATATAAACATGCTTTTGGATGCACTCTTAAAAATTTCACCACCATCAACACAAAATGATACGTATATACATTGTGTAAATCTTTGCCTCCCAGTCTTCATCTCATCTGGCCTACCCAGCATCATTTTTCTATCTGTCCCACTATCACACAATGATTCCTGCATTGTAGGTGTTCATAAATGTCACTCACACTTCAGTCAGCTTGGTCTCTTTATCACTAGTGAggtattataaaattaaacacgTGATTTGGAGCTtaattctttttagaaaatattaactgtgcaagttacttggcctctctctcttcagtttcctcatctgttaatgCCATAGCATAGGaatgttggaaaaattaaatggaagaatTTACTTTAAGCACATAGACCAGTGCCTGCAAATTGCTTGTAAATTTCAGCTCTTTCTCCTTCATGctcaatgtttaaaatatttatctgttcTGATTCTAGTTTTTAAGGCCTATTacttaatttattctatttggttttttaccacatttatcacatttaattctgACAACCTAGAACAAGAAGTTTCTTAAAAGTGTTGTAAACCTCAACAGGGATAATATTTGTCTAATCCAATAGAACTTTTCTGGTTATGATTTTTGACCAAgatttcattacaaaaaaaatgggggcaggcagggcttcaTAAAATCAAATTGGCCATAatgctgctgctgtttttttttttttttaaatcagtatacaaagaatttttgaaaaacttaTAATCTGAAGATTTACACTTGATATgtagaaaatttttcttctttaatattaaattattgagAACATCATTGAATGGCACAGTATGCCTCTTTTTCCCCTGTGTCAATAACGCAGTATTTCTGTACATGTACGTTGTCTTAGGAGCTCTGGGAGAGTCAGCGGAATAAGATAATGTTTTTTCCATTCCCAAATGTACATTTCTTAATACTGATATCTAGTTTTTTCTCTAGCCCCATGACAGATTAGAGATGTCTAGGTTTTATTTCAGTTGATTACTGTTGAACTCCCATTATATTTGTACACATGCCCTCATTTGATTTTATGCTCATTCGAATGGTTCTGAAAAAACTGCCATCAACTACACGGTAAGGCCAGAGGTACATTACATCTGGAGGGTAACTGAATATATTAAGTAGTTTGCATGCATAAATTAAATAGTTTGCATGTCTATATTGTCAAAGCAAGAgtacaaaagaagacataaaactAAGTGGCAACCCTATCTCGTTCCCAAATTAAACGTCAACAGGGAAAACTCAGGCAGAcacccctcctctcctgggcCCCTCCTGTTCCCCCCATCTGCCCCATGTCCACTGGGGAGGCTGCCTGGTATGGAGGGTGCAGCCCCAGCAGAGGCGATCTCTGGGTGACCAAGTCTGTGAGGGACTTTGCTATCCATCTGCCAGGACCTGGGGAGAAAGAACCGGCAGCTCTCTATCCCTTCCCCCTCTGCCAGCATTTCGGGCACCCAGCAGGGACTCATTTTGGGGTTCCCACTGACTTCCAGGAAGGATGGGAGTCCTTCTCTGACCCCAGCTCGGGCCGCCACCTGTCTTTGCCTCAGTGACCCTTCTTCCATAATCCTGCGGTGCCTTGAGTCCTCCAGGAATGGCGCAGAAGGGACGCGGAGCCAGTCGGGGACCACGGGGTCAGCAGAGGAGCCCTCCCTGGAGGTGGCGCGTCAGGCGAAGGCCCTGCGGGAGCTTGGTCAAACAGGATGGTACTGGGGAAGTATGACTGTTAATGAAGCCAAAGTGAAATTAACAGAGACACCAGAAGGAACTTTCTTGATTAGAGAAAGCTCGCACTCAGACTACCTACTGATATCTGTTAAAACATCAGCCGCATCAACTAATGTGCGAATTGAATACCAAGATGGCAAATTCAGATGGGAATCTATCATATGTGTCAAATCCAAGCTTAAACAATTTGACAGTGTGATTCATCTGATCGACTACTGTGTTCAGATGTGCAAGGATAAGTGGACAGGGCCAGAAGCCCCCTGGAATGGCACTGTTCACCTTTACCTGACCAAACTGCTCTACACGTCAGCACCACCTCTGCAGCATCTCTGTAGACTCACCATTAACAAATGTACCGGCACCATCTGGGGATTGCCTTTACTAACAAGACTAAAAGATGACTTGGAAGAATATAAATTCCAGGtataagtgtttttctttttctaaacatgCCTCACGTAGAGTATCTCCGAGTGCAGCTATGTAAAAGAGAACCAAAACTTGAGTGGACTGCTTTGGATAACTACACAGAATCCTTTCTAAGAACAGCTGAAGTCAATCTAATTTAAATGTGTGAAAAGGTAGCTAGGTATTTAAAGCCCCCCCTTGCCTCCCCAGATAGTTTCACCAGAGGGATGTTTCCCTTCCTAAGGCTGACTGAGATCAgtagttcttttaaaataaa is a window encoding:
- the LOC105867161 gene encoding suppressor of cytokine signaling 2-like, with amino-acid sequence MPSFDFMLIRMVLKKLPSTTRISGTQQGLILGFPLTSRKDGSPSLTPARAATCLCLSDPSSIILRCLESSRNGAEGTRSQSGTTGSAEEPSLEVARQAKALRELGQTGWYWGSMTVNEAKVKLTETPEGTFLIRESSHSDYLLISVKTSAASTNVRIEYQDGKFRWESIICVKSKLKQFDSVIHLIDYCVQMCKDKWTGPEAPWNGTVHLYLTKLLYTSAPPLQHLCRLTINKCTGTIWGLPLLTRLKDDLEEYKFQV